Below is a genomic region from Alphaproteobacteria bacterium.
CGACCAACGCCTGGGCGCGGGGTCCGTCCAAGATAAGTTGTTTTCCTTCGAAACCGGGGACAGGAACGGGACCGCCATATGCGCTGCCGCCTCCGAGGCGCGCGACCAGAGCGTTCCGATCGATGCCGAGATTCAGCGCCTTCCCTAACGCCGGCCCGTGAGGACCGTTGAAGGGAGCCCTGGTCTGATTGAGAGCTATCAAGCGAAGCTCGGTATGCGGATATTCCTCTATCCGGTAGCGGTCTCCAGCCTGACCTCGCATGACGCTAAGCGCACTCGAGTTGAACTCCGCGTAGTCGAGTCCGCCAGAGCGCAACTCGGCGGCACCCAGCGCCTCGCTCGAGATCCCTCTTACGATGATCGTCTCCGGTGCATCCCCCGACACTTCCGCCCAGTGGCCGGGATAGCGACGGAGTGTGACGGTCTGGGCGGCTCTGTCGAAAGAGACAAGTTCGTACGCGCCCGTGCCTCGTACCGCACCGCCTTCGTCGGGAGTGCCAGCCGGCACAATGCTCAAGAATGAGGTCGACAGCCGATCAAGCAGGAAATTGAATGGCTTAAGAAGGCTGAAGACAACCGTATCGCCTTCGACGCGAAGGCCTGAGATCGATCGCGCCCGGCCCGCGACCAGCTCAGCAGCCCCCTGGAGGATGTCAACTAGAAGCGTCCGCGCATACCCTGGGATCCGCACGGCCCTCGTCAATGAATCAGCCACATCGGCAGGCGTCAGCGATTTCGCTGCGTTCGTGCCTTCAGCATGGAACGTGACGCCCTGACGGATTCGGAATCGCCATTCCCGGCGATCAGGCGAAACCGACCATTCTCGAGCCAACCGCGGTTCAACTCTGCCATCTGGTCCTTGCTGCACCAGCCGGTCAAAGATGTTCCAGACCATGCTGATTGGGGACTCGGTTCCGGCCTGAGCTGGATCCAGGCTCGTGATCTCTCCGCGTCCGATCAACCCTATCCGGAATGGACCCTGCCGTCGTTCGCCGGGTCTACCAAGAAACCAGTAGCCCGTGGCTGCCGCTCCAACCGCCGCGGCCCCGCCAAGGATCACTGACCTCCTAGTGGGCATCGTCCGAAACCTCCACAGTCCCGAGGTTCGCCGTTTCATGTGCGACGTTCGCCCGCGGAGCGGGCCCATGAATCCTGGGGCAGTACGGATCGATCGCCCCCATGTCGAAAAGCAGGCCCGACAATCTATCACCGGCGCGGCATGAATCGAACACCGGGCACCCGTTGCACGCAGCAGGTGGTTCGCGGAAGTTATCGTAGATTGTGTGACGCCCGTCGGACAGCCGGTCGAAAACCCCTTGCAAGGATTCCTCCGCAAGATCACCGACGGCGTGGCCGGCGGCAGCGTCGCCAAGGACGAGGTGGTTGCACCCGATGAAGACCAGTCCGTCATTGGACACGCGGGCGCTGACCTGCGGAACCTCGGTCAGGTTGAACAAAATCAAATTGACGCTCCCGAACCGGACCACCGGTAAGCCGGTCGCGACATCGTAGCCGACCTTACGGTCCGTCAGTCCCAGCTGCTTGGCGACCGCCGGCCACTGGTGAGCGTAGTTCGCGGTTACCAGCACGCGTGATGGACATTCGGTCGCTGCGAGCGTCCGAACCAGTCCCGCGATATCCTCGGGCTGGAGCAACATCGGATCACCCACCGGTCCGTAATAGAGCGACAGGGTCAGAACGACACGTCCGGATGTACCGCATTTTGTAACGACTTCCGCAGCGAGCTGGCCAATTTGCTCGTATTGCTGGACGCCCGGCGCAACCTCTCCTCGAACCGCCGTCGCGATGATGCCGACGCGGCTGGTGGTCCTTTCCAACACAGCCTCGATCCGTTCCCACGTTCTTTCGTAGGTACCAGCGCCTCGCATCCAGTCGTGCGCCGCTTTGGGACCGTCCAGCGAGATATCGAACAAGTCGATCTGGTTGGCCAGCGAATCAATCAAGTCGTCATTGAGCAAAAGGCCGTTTGTCATCAGGATACTAAGCGTGTCGGGCCGACGAAGCCGGGTCGCCGCCTCGACAAGCGTGCGCGGGTAGATCGTCGATTCCTTGCCCGCGAAGGTGAGCCAAATCGGATCGAAACCGTCATGTGTAGTTTCGTAAACCTCGTCGAGGACGAGCGAGTTCGGACGAGGGTTCCGCGACTTTTCTCTATGATAAATGCAATGCCTGCATTTGAGTTGGCACGCCTCACCGATCTCAACGGCCAGATAGTGCCGAGGGCCACCCACGGGAGACGATCGGAGCCGCTCGCCGACCGGCGCAAAAGATCCGAAGCCGGCCTGCCCCATGAAGTTGGCAAGGGGTATGACGGTGCGTGGGTCTATGATGTCATCCTTCAACGAGCATCGGTCCATCATGAGACCCTCCCCCTGAATGAAGGCTTAGCGGCGTCCTACAAGGCACTCAAGCATCCCTATCGAAGGAACACGATCGTCCGGTGAGCAACCTAGAGGATCCTTCCAATCGAAGGGCGGACGGCGAGGGGCGAAAATGTACACGAACGAAGGCTCGCGGGATCAATCGAGAGGCTTTCCAGCGTGGTCCGCGCCGAGGCAGAAGTCCTGGTGCGGGGCCTGAGTCAAATGTGGCCGGCCAATCCCGGGTCTCGTCACTCGCGTCTACCTCGCCAGAGCCATCGCCCTTAGGCTACGAGGGCATCAACGCTCATCCAAAGATCTCGCGGGAGGAGACTGCGATTGACAACCTATCCTGTGAGCCAACTCGTCAGCGCGCACTTCAAGGCGCTGAGCACGATCGACGGACAAGCCCTCGCCGATCTTGCTCAGCGGGGAAGCGTGACGACGGGGCCGCGCCCTGAAGGAATGTTGCAGGAGATCCTTGAGGGGTCGTCGGGCGCCGGGCTGCTGTTCGGCGTCGAGGGGGGAGCCCCCGGTTCTGCAAAAGCCTACCTCGCTGCAACACAGACTGGGAATTACCTGCACATCGAAGAAGTCGCAGTAGAGCGCCGCCTTCGGCGCAGAGGACTGGGCACCGCATTGATTGACGCCGCAAAGAAGGAATGCGTCACACGGTCCCTCGAAGGGATTACCCTCACTACGGACAGACTCCTGCCGTCCAACCTGGGTTTTTATAGAGCGCTCGGATTCGAAGCCATTGAATACGCGAGTTGCCCGGCACATCTGCGGGATGTCATCGCGGCCGAATGTGCAATCTTTCGTGACCCAAGTCGAAGAACTGCCATGATATGGCGCGCCGAATCGCGGTAGAGCGCACGCATGAACGGTTCAGATCCCGTCTCACTCTCGAGAGCTGCGGTCATCGGACACTCGCGCGCTCCCCTAGCGACCGCCTAGTTCGAGCGGGTCACAATCAGATCCGGACGGAGCTAGACCAGCCTGCGAGCAGGTCGGTCTCGTGCGATTCAAACGCCCGAAATACCCGTCGAGACGCCGGCATGGAATGTTATGTAAAATCCTGCGGCTAAATCCATGCGATGCAAGACTTCGCCCGCCCGCCACCCCTATCGCATCTCGCCACCGATCTTCACGTACATCTCGTCGGGGCGCCATCGCCAATGGCGGAAGCCCTTCATCCGGCCGACACGCTGGCGGCGGATGTCGCCGGCGAACATCGGGCCGAAGCGGTTCCACCAGAAGCGCACCGTCTCGTGGCAAATGTCGATCCCACGTTCGAACAGGAGGTCCTCCACGTTCCGCAGCGACAGCGGGAAGCGGACGTACATCAGCACCACCAAGCGGATCACCTCGGGCGACGAGTTGAAGCAACGAAACGGGCTGTCGGATTTGGTCATTCGCGCCCGCTAACAGCGGGGCAGCCGGAATGCGAGATTCGTCTGACAAGGCTCCGACAGAGCTTGCCGCCCGCCGCTGATTTCCATGTTACCGGGCCGTCGGCTGTCACCTTCGGCCGGCGACGCGCGCGACCCGGCTCGGTGCGAGGACAATGCCCGGAACCTCGGCGAAGCTCGAAATCCGGTGATCAGGAGCGCCCGCGTCCTCGTCCAACTGCCAGCGCGGCTTGAAGTTGCCCGGATAGTAGATTGTTTCGAGACCCGCCGCCTTGGCCGGCGCGATATCGCGGTCAAGTTGGTCCCCGACCATGAAGGAGCGGTCGGGCGTCCCGGCGAGCCGAACGATTCGCTGATAGAGGGCGGGCCGCTTGCGGCCTTCGACAACGCGGTCGAAATGGTCCGCCATTCCCAGCTTCGCCGCGATCTCCTCGGTCTTGCGGCTCGCCGCCTCGGTCACGACGAGGACCAGGCAGCCGGCATCCTGAAGTGCATCGAGCCCCTCGAGCACGCCCGGTCTGGGTTCAGGCAGCGTCGCGATATCGCCGAAGAAGTTCCGTTCGACCTCGGCCTCGCGGGCTTCCGGGAGCGGCGAGGAGGCGCTGCCCAGCCATGCGGCTTTGACCGCGCGTTCGGCGCCCATGCCGTCCAAAGCGATGGCGATGCCTCGCACCAGCAATCTCGGTGGATAGCGCAAGCCGTCATGGTGCTTTTGCGCAAGGCGTTGGTCCACTGACCGCACGAAGGCGAGCCGGTCGGCGGCGGACGCCTTCCTGTTGAGCAGGGTCTCAACTCCCTCGAGCAGATTGAGCTGCGCGGCCGCGAAAACGCTGTCGGTCTCCCAAAGGGTGTTGTCGGCATCGACGAAGACGGTTGCGCGTGGGGCGGGACGTCCATTCATCGCTCAGCGCCGGCGGGCGGGCGCGGTTGTGGCTCCCGGTTACCACTCGCGCGCGGGGCGGTCGGCCGGGTCACTTCGACCCGGAGCGGGCGCGCATCTTTCGGCTGCTCGAGGCTCACCTGCGGCTGCTCGGACGGTCGGGTTGGGGAAATAGCGAGACCGACGAGGGTCATAAGGATCAGCCAGGCGACCAGCAGGCGCAGCGACAAGGCAAGCAGGCTTTGGGCGGGGCCCAGATAGCGGAGCTTGTCGGCCGTCTTGGCGGCGATCAGATAGGTTTCAAGCACCAGGTCGCGGAAATAGCGCTGCCCAAGTGCGGCGTGGACCGCGGGAGCGTCTTGGGCACCGGCGTTCGGGCAGGTTACGAAGGAATTGACCCAGGCGCGGGGGCGGACGCCGAGGATCGGCCCGTAGAACAGGCGGGACTTGGGGTTGCCCTCGTCGGCGGCCGGCTCTTTGATGTCCCCATATTTGAAGCGGGTGCGGGTCGCATGGAAGGTGACCAGCGCCCCGAACAAGGCCGCCAGCACGAACAGCGCGAAGGCGAGGAAGCTGAGGAGAATAAGCGCCGCATGCCACCAGACCTGACCGAACACGCTGCCGAGCGGGTAGGCATCGCTGAAGCGCGTGAAGAACACGCCCGAAAGCGCGGTAAGGAAGGTGGTTACGGTCAGCAGGCGGGTCGCTTTCTGATCCTGGTACTCGGTCTGGGCCTTGACCTCATCGAGCGACTGGCGTGCCAGCGCCAGGTGCTCGTCGGTGAGGGAGAGTTTCTCCCAGGACGACGCGGCAACGCCCATCTCTGCGAGCATCGCGGCTGTCGTCAGCGTCTCGGTGCCGCCGCCGGCGGCCACGCGGGGATGATAGTCGAGCGGGTGGCTCCAAAGCGCATGCCAGGCGGCCCGGAAGATTCCGAGCCCGGTGGCGCTGCCCTCGCCGCTCGGCTGCGGTTGCTCGGTTGTCGGGGGCCGCCCGTCGCTCATGGCGCTACCGCCTCACAAGTGATTTCGAAACCGTCTATAGCCCTTCGCTCGCAATTCACAGGCCGGACAGGCATCGCAGCCATAGCCCCAGTCATGCTCGCCGCGCGCGAGCGCCTACATAGCAGGTATGGCTGTGTTCGGCGATCAATTCGACGAGTGGCTCGCCGCCGAGGCGGGCGGCGAGGCCCCAGGTCGCCGCCTTGTCGCGCCACATCAGCGGGGTGTCGAGGACGAAGCGCTGGTCCATCCCGAGATAGGGCGAAGCGGCCGATGGCCCAGAGCACTTTCGGAACCTTTGTACTGAGTCTCGGATTTTTTGAGGCTGTGCCCCTCCCTGCCCTCAAGCGAGTTGGTGGGACCCAGATCGCTATCCTGGCGAATGAATTCGGCACAGTGGGCGCCCGAGGGGAGGGAGGGTGAGGGAAGTCAGACGCGGGTACGGCCACCCTGGGCTCGAGCGCAGTTGACCTGACAATGCTCGCATCGGCCGCGTTCGAAGGCCGCGCACATGGCGCGCTCTCCCAAGCCGCTTAGGCCAAGCGCCAACGAAGCGGCGCCATCCCACCAAGCGGCCACTACCCAACTTATATTGTTCTACGTCTAGCAAAGGGCAGCTATGGTTTGACGGGGGCATGATGAAGATGGGGTTTGGTCACTTTGAAATCCGCTTCCGCCAGCATTGAGCCGTTCGGCCCTCCAGCTGGTGATACTGACTGGGTGGTCGCGGCCATCCAACGAACCGAGACCGCACTGCTCGCGGCTACAGCGCCGGCGGATCGGATCGCACTTATTCGCTCATTGGCGCGGTTGCTGGGTGGGCGCCTCGATCTGCAGGCGAGAGATATTGGGCTGTCAGAGGCTGAATCGGACTTGTTGGATCGCTTTGGTCTCGCGCTGACCAATGAGAGCAAGGCCATCCGGGTTGTGAACGAGGAAGATCTACCCACCGTCGCGGGACTGCCCGCCGCACTCGTCTTTGACAGTCGGCCGCGGCAGATCTACGAACCCGCCTCTCCCGATGCAGTCCTGCTGCGGCTAACGAACCATGGGCGCTATCGAACGGCGACGCAGAAAGCGGCGGTTCGCGCCCTCCTCACCCAGCCGCCGGGCTCGGGTCTCATGGTCAGTATGCCGACCGGCTCGGGCAAGAGCCTCCTCTTCCAGATTGCCGCGGCCTTTGAGCGCGAAACGTTGCCGGGTGCCTGCGCGATCGTCATCACCCCAACGATCGCTCTCGCGCTCGATCATGCTCGTACGCTCTCCGGCCTGCCAGGCCTTGAAGGCAGCCGCGCGCTTGTGGGCGATACGTCGCCGACCGAAGCCCAGGCGATCATCAACGGTTTTCGCCGCGGCGAGGTGCCCATCCTGCTGCTCTCGCCCGAAAAGGCGTTCGCTCCGGCTACCCAGGCGTACCTGATGGAGGCGGCCGCGCCCCATCCAGTCGAATATGGCCTTGAGGCGCGCCTCACCCATATGTTCGTCGACGAAGCGCATATCATCGAGACTTGGGGACGCAGCTTCCGCCCGGATTTCCAGCGACTGCCGGCTTTGCTCGCCAGGCTCCGGGGCATAAACCCCGATCTGCGCGCGGTGCTGCTGTCCGCGACATTGTCGGATACCTCTCGCCGCATACTGCGCGACAGCTGGAGGTTCGACGGCGCCTGGCT
It encodes:
- a CDS encoding ABC transporter substrate-binding protein gives rise to the protein MTDWSSSGATTSSLATLPPATPSVILRRNPCKGFSTGCPTGVTQSTITSANHLLRATGARCSIHAAPVIDCRACFSTWGRSIRTAPGFMGPLRGRTSHMKRRTSGLWRFRTMPTRRSVILGGAAAVGAAATGYWFLGRPGERRQGPFRIGLIGRGEITSLDPAQAGTESPISMVWNIFDRLVQQGPDGRVEPRLAREWSVSPDRREWRFRIRQGVTFHAEGTNAAKSLTPADVADSLTRAVRIPGYARTLLVDILQGAAELVAGRARSISGLRVEGDTVVFSLLKPFNFLLDRLSTSFLSIVPAGTPDEGGAVRGTGAYELVSFDRAAQTVTLRRYPGHWAEVSGDAPETIIVRGISSEALGAAELRSGGLDYAEFNSSALSVMRGQAGDRYRIEEYPHTELRLIALNQTRAPFNGPHGPALGKALNLGIDRNALVARLGGGSAYGGPVPVPGFEGKQLILDGPRAQALVASVPPPARVLEMLVEPVDEARIIAELLVRQWAQIGLTVTPIYGRGDFFSVAAAGNYQMALAYYGPYVPSPEQYLWMYRAAAAPIPNVMRFNDPAFEAAFEEYVTVDGAGLQQAALGRALDELLDRAPTVWILKPPRLRASTSPMTLPRSAGLPIYAGLRWS
- a CDS encoding radical SAM protein translates to MMDRCSLKDDIIDPRTVIPLANFMGQAGFGSFAPVGERLRSSPVGGPRHYLAVEIGEACQLKCRHCIYHREKSRNPRPNSLVLDEVYETTHDGFDPIWLTFAGKESTIYPRTLVEAATRLRRPDTLSILMTNGLLLNDDLIDSLANQIDLFDISLDGPKAAHDWMRGAGTYERTWERIEAVLERTTSRVGIIATAVRGEVAPGVQQYEQIGQLAAEVVTKCGTSGRVVLTLSLYYGPVGDPMLLQPEDIAGLVRTLAATECPSRVLVTANYAHQWPAVAKQLGLTDRKVGYDVATGLPVVRFGSVNLILFNLTEVPQVSARVSNDGLVFIGCNHLVLGDAAAGHAVGDLAEESLQGVFDRLSDGRHTIYDNFREPPAACNGCPVFDSCRAGDRLSGLLFDMGAIDPYCPRIHGPAPRANVAHETANLGTVEVSDDAH
- a CDS encoding GNAT family N-acetyltransferase, giving the protein MTTYPVSQLVSAHFKALSTIDGQALADLAQRGSVTTGPRPEGMLQEILEGSSGAGLLFGVEGGAPGSAKAYLAATQTGNYLHIEEVAVERRLRRRGLGTALIDAAKKECVTRSLEGITLTTDRLLPSNLGFYRALGFEAIEYASCPAHLRDVIAAECAIFRDPSRRTAMIWRAESR
- a CDS encoding HAD family hydrolase encodes the protein MNGRPAPRATVFVDADNTLWETDSVFAAAQLNLLEGVETLLNRKASAADRLAFVRSVDQRLAQKHHDGLRYPPRLLVRGIAIALDGMGAERAVKAAWLGSASSPLPEAREAEVERNFFGDIATLPEPRPGVLEGLDALQDAGCLVLVVTEAASRKTEEIAAKLGMADHFDRVVEGRKRPALYQRIVRLAGTPDRSFMVGDQLDRDIAPAKAAGLETIYYPGNFKPRWQLDEDAGAPDHRISSFAEVPGIVLAPSRVARVAGRR